The following coding sequences lie in one Brienomyrus brachyistius isolate T26 unplaced genomic scaffold, BBRACH_0.4 scaffold27, whole genome shotgun sequence genomic window:
- the LOC125720866 gene encoding kinesin-like protein KIF26B isoform X3 codes for MSADWLMDWKELAAQKLNLSSKRKKSHPPWPHTQGPSLYPTNFRGILQHAPPAVPPHLLRSLVKDKNGPGLGKVDSYKKQLTLYEPSMGARARHGYSVLGATMFNFDAIFTQDMSQADLCSETLTDIIQAVLNGADGCIFCFGHSNLGKTYTMVGGDSSTQGLGIMPCSISWLFTLIAKRQEKLGTHFSVHVSAVEISGDEEILTDLLSHMVCEGQADISSKGVHLKEDPVCGSQLLNQSKLQAPSADRAALYLDSALAARNGDKRHNSHLLFTLYIQQQPLDQAATAGMSGGHSCLHIIDLGSGGMFLNQRQDSQCLSLAAVGNVILALVSGAKHVPYRDSKLTMLLRESLGNVNCHTTMIAHVSAHAEQYSESLSTLQLASRLYHVGRTQPKCSSLTGEGSYEESIILHPAKMKAFHLPNVTLDAKFASMPLYDRDHTSSRQQPYDTVIYVGPGGAVISDRELCENEAPSSFVPIIPSLNRKQVRELPLVEGDRFKCSTFAELQEHLDYMDGRDKPTGCGGNNGSQVAPGTESRMTKPVGVAAPSLRANKASLLMSNSLPPRDFVAARGFPLMEQHARPILTCDRADRGLPFGFRLVNTDKDRLQASDSHSVMFKHRIVSHDPEPVVREKVHSNKRRQTPSKQKSPIKSTRSPPVGMSHPSQKTEPRGSLMVNVGHQASHRPVEVRCFDRDMFKTTVTLQQPVELNGEDELVFTLVEEVPLRGMVEQGHPSGFMSLHSDCSWQALAFHSRPVSIITSINDEYDKYISQVVACGPKTNAVPNFQGKSGSKHSSGRINKDNELKLKNKEAHASFIALPQPHYVIPDDAFNLDSLFQQEVKISLNDRDLYLIEPNKHSTVSCKPSIGMTKCHYMQVPESTKVSAKGPRATKANIIHSTQHSNNLQSDLPRKIKPTSLLAQGSNNSNYGLQMPDNGSWLLLDNVTDSKRDSGRKFFRNSMNGSSSRKQSMGGSTNRARRGQATSASQRVIDGSERSRSKKNKVGGRIPILHPLGTVPIIYKSHSKENQDSSSGSGSLRFSFFEKSANGQKNNMPSKPGYIPVIAPIVSNFEQPTQILMPASALTSVSREAGKSSAFKVSASDKQSDLWYKEHSSSYKSSNSHKTACNRKTQEPTSESEQYHTTQTASKKFNSQASRGCKVELCKDKDNGGAFCSHNKLSHSIQKTEIATSLSDPTDIPDCQSDTLGSPCKIGQMRGSINPRTMGVNGRKIQTMPSSFKPLSSSVKSLVCPSNQNGKVLINETSVPPSGMAFSSLKERATATGTKQAARVANSRVSELVFGSPRKQFWSSRDGNRSVPNLSDSKSINSIPPSPYSKITAPRQSQRYGSSHCSDNSSVLSGELPPAMGRTTLFYHSRDSGGSAGSSGYESMMRDSEAIGSTSSTHSSMSESGESSPSHTKSSKLSKKRANGSQRRRLIPAPMPNILSLGRKFTSQRSDHTLPLKTPFEIKVYKIDNMPERPQQGAPDAGTTPLLSYRPTDMPRQDENGREAPAADSAARRPTAEVEGGAGRGQAKVDDKHKKASRKK; via the exons ATGAGTGCTGACTGGCTAATGGATTGGAAGGAACT GGCAGCCCAAAAATTGAATCTCTCTTCCAAGAGGAAGAAGAGCCACCCTCCTTGGCCCCACACCCAGGGGCCTTCCCTCTACCCAACTAATTTCCGGGGAATCCTGCAGCACGCACCACCTGCTGTTcccccacacctcctcaggtcaTTAGTCAAGGACAAGAATGGACCAGGTCTAGGAAAG GTGGACTCCTACAAGAAGCAGTTGACTCTTTATGAGCCATCCATGGGGGCACGTGCTAGACATGGGTACTCAGTGCTGGGTGCCACCATGTTCAACTTTGATGCCATTTTTACTCAGGACATGTCCCAG GCTGATCTCTGCTCCGAGACTCTGACAGACATTATACAAGCTGTGCTGAATGGTGCTGATGGCTGTATCTTTTGCTTTGGTCATTCTAACCTAG GCAAAACCTACACCATGGTTGGGGGAGACAGTTCCACACAGGGCCTGGGAATAATGCCATGCAGCATCTCCTGGCTGTTCACGCTCATTGCCAAGCGGCAGGAGAAACTGGGCACGCACTTCTCTGTCCACGTGTCTGCCGTGGAGATCAGCGGCGatgaggagattctcacagacctGCTCTCTCACATGGTCTGTGAGGGCCAGGCCGACATCTCCTCTAAGGGGGTCCATCTTAAGGAAGACCCTGTCTGTGGCTCACAG TTGTTGAACCAGAGCAAGCTGCAGGCCCCCAGTGCTGACCGAGCTGCGCTCTACTTGGATTCGGCACTGGCGGCACGCAACGGGGACAAACGCCACAACTCTCACCTGCTGTTCACCCTGTACATCcagcagcaacccctggatCAGGCCGCCACGGCAGGAA TGTCAGGGGGTCATAGCTGCCTGCACATCATCGacctgggaagtggagggatgTTCCTGAACCAGCGCCAAGATAGTCAGTGCCTGTCGCTGGCAGCTGTGGGAAATGTCATTCTCGCCCTAGTTAGCGGGGCCAAGCATGTACCGTACAG GGACAGTAAGCTGACGATGCTGCTGAGGGAATCACTGGGGAACGTTAACTGCCACACTACCATGATTGCCCACGTCTCGGCCCATGCAGAGCAGTACAGCGAGTCGCTGTCCACGCTACAGCTGGCCTCCCGCCTCTACCATGTGGGCAGGACACAGCCTAAG tgcTCCTCCTTGACTGGGGaaggctcatatgaagaaagtATAATCCTCCACCCTGCCAAAATGAAAGCCTTTCACCTGCCAAATGTGACCCTGGATGCAAAGTTTGCCAGTATGCCGCTGTATGACAGGGACCACACCTCCAGCAGACAGCAGCCCTATGACACTGTGATCTATGTGGGGCCTGGGGGAGCTGTCATCTCAGACCGGGAGCTTTGCGAAAACGAGGCCCCCTCTTCCTTCGTCCCCATCATCCCCTCTCTGAACCGGAAGCAGGTCAGAGAGTTGCCACTGGTGGAAGGAGACCGCTTCAAATGCAGCACGTTTGCAGAGCTGCAGGAGCATCTTGATTATATGGATGGAAGGGACAAGCCCACAGGCTGTGGAGGGAACAACGGGTCCCAGGTAGCCCCTGGGACAGAGAGCAGGATGACTAAACCTGTCGGGGTGGCGGCTCCTTCTCTTAGAGCCAATAAAGCTTCCTTATTGATGAGCAATTCCCTGCCACCAAGAGACTTTGTAGCAGCCAGAGGCTTCCCCCTCATGGAACAGCATGCACGGCCGATACTAACCTGTGATAGAGCTGACAGGGGATTACCTTTTGGTTTTAGACTAGTGAATACAGACAAGGATAGGCTACAGGCTTCTGACAGTCATTCTGTCATGTTTAAACATAGGATagtgtcacatgaccctgaGCCAGTGGTCCGTGAGAAGGTCCACTCTAATAAAAGGCGCCAGACTCCATCCAAACAGAAAAGCCCCATAAAATCCACAAGGTCTCCCCCAGTAGGCATGAGTCATCCATCTCAGAAGACTGAGCCCAGAGGCTCCCTGATGGTGAATGTAGGTCATCAAGCGAGCCACAGACCTGTGGAGGTAAGGTGCTTTGACAGGGACATGTTCAAGACAACGGTAACGCTACAGCAGCCAGTTGAGCTGAACGGTGAGGATGAGCTTGTGTTCACTCTGGTGGAGGAAGTGCCCCTTAGAGGCATGGTGGAGCAGGGACATCCCTCTGGCTTCATGAGTCTTCATAGTGATTGTTCCTGGCAGGCCTTAGCCTTCCACTCCCGCCCAGTCAGTATTATCACAAGTATCAACGATGAATATGACAAGTACATCTCTCAGGTGGTTGCTTGTGGACCTAAGACTAATGCTGTCCCAAATTTCCAGGGAAAATCAGGCAGTAAACATTCCTCTGGCAGGATCAATAAAGACAATGAACTCAAGTTAAAGAACAAAGAAGCTCACGCCTCATTTATCGCCTTGCCCCAACCGCACTATGTTATCCCAGATGATGCTTTCAACTTAGATTCACTCTTCCAACAAGAAGTCAAAATCTCACTGAATGACAGGGATTTGTATTTAATAGAGCCTAATAAGCACAGTACTGTCTCCTGCAAGCCTTCCATAGGCATGACTAAATGTCACTATATGCAAGTGCCAGAGTCTACCAAAGTGTCTGCCAAAGGACCTCGTGCAACTAAGGCAAACATTATTCACTCTACGCAGCACTCAAATAACCTGCAATCTGACCTGCCTAGGAAAATCAAACCTACCTCACTACTTGCCCAAGGCAGCAACAATAGTAACTATGGGCTACAGATGCCTGACAATGGCTCCTGGCTATTACTGGACAATGTGACAGATTCAAAAAGAGATTCTGGTAGGAAGTTCTTCCGGAATAGTATGAATGGCAGCTCCTCCAGGAAACAAAGTATGGGCGGTAGCACAAATCGAGCACGAAGAGGGCAAGCGACATCTGCATCACAAAGGGTGATTGATGGCTCTGAGAGGTCACGAAGTAAGAAAAATAAAGTTGGAGGCAGGATTCCCATTCTTCACCCACTGGGCACAGTTCCCATTATTTACAAATCTCATTCCAAAGAGAATCAAGACAGCTCGTCGGGAAGTGGAAGTCTGAGGTTTTCATTCTTTGAGAAGAGTGCAAATGGACAGAAAAACAATATGCCTTCAAAGCCGGGTTACATCCCTGTTATTGCTCCAATAGTTAGCAACTTTGAGCAGCCAACACAGATCTTAATGCCTGCTAGTGCCTTAACATCTGTAAGCAGGGAAGCAGGAAAATCTTCAGCGTTCAAAGTATCAGCTTCAGATAAACAATCTGACTTATGGTACAAAGAGCACTCTAGTAGCTATAAATCATCCAACTCACATAAAACAGCATGCAATCGTAAAACACAAGAGCCCACATCTGAATCTGAACAATACCATACTACTCAGACTGCCTCAAAGAAATTTAATAGCCAAGCATCAAGGGGATGCAAAGTTGAACTCTGTAAAGATAAAGATAATGGTGGTGCTTTCTGCAGCCACAATAAACTAAGTCATTCAATTCAGAAGACTGAAATTGCGACCTCATTGTCAGACCCAACAGATATTCCTGACTGTCAATCTGATACACTTGGAAGTCCATGCAAAATAGGACAAATGAGAGGCAGCATCAATCCCAGGACCATGGGCGTCAATGGACGCAAGATCCAGACAATGCCTAGCAGTTTCAAGCCCCTGAGCTCTTCTGTcaaatccttagtgtgtccaAGTAACCAGAATGGTAAAGTCCTCATCAATGAGACATCAGTGCCTCCATCTGGAATGGCTTTCAGTAGCCTGAAAGAAAGAGCTACTGCAACAGGTACCAAACAGGCCGCTCGGGTGGCTAACAGTCGTGTCAGTGAGCTGGTATTTGGAAGCCCTAGAAAACAATTCTGGAGCTCCAGGGATGGCAATAGAAGTGTTCCAAACCTTAGCGACAGCAAGTCCATTAATTCCATACCACCGTCCCCTTACAGCAAGATCACGGCTCCACGGCAATCGCAGCGATACGGCAGCAGTCACTGCAGCGACAACAGCAGTGTACTTAGTGGGGAGCTGCCCCCAGCCATGGGTCGCACCACTCTCTTCTACCACAGCAGGGACAGCGGGGGCAGTGCAGGCAGCAGTGGCTATGAAAGCATGATGCGGGACAGCGAGGCCATTGGCAGCACCTCCTCTACCCACAGCTCCATGAGTGAGAGTGGGGAATCATCACCAAGCCACACCAAAAGTTCTAAGCTTTCCAAAAAGAGAGCAAATG
- the LOC125720866 gene encoding kinesin-like protein KIF26A isoform X4, which produces MSADWLMDWKELAAQKLNLSSKRKKSHPPWPHTQGPSLYPTNFRGILQHAPPAVPPHLLRSLVKDKNGPGLGKVKVTVRISPFQGVHDAFESCILQVDSYKKQLTLYEPSMGARARHGYSVLGATMFNFDAIFTQDMSQADLCSETLTDIIQAVLNGADGCIFCFGHSNLGKTYTMVGGDSSTQGLGIMPCSISWLFTLIAKRQEKLGTHFSVHVSAVEISGDEEILTDLLSHMVCEGQADISSKGVHLKEDPVCGSQLLNQSKLQAPSADRAALYLDSALAARNGDKRHNSHLLFTLYIQQQPLDQAATAGMSGGHSCLHIIDLGSGGMFLNQRQDSQCLSLAAVGNVILALVSGAKHVPYRDSKLTMLLRESLGNVNCHTTMIAHVSAHAEQYSESLSTLQLASRLYHVGRTQPKCSSLTGEGSYEESIILHPAKMKAFHLPNVTLDAKFASMPLYDRDHTSSRQQPYDTVIYVGPGGAVISDRELCENEAPSSFVPIIPSLNRKQVRELPLVEGDRFKCSTFAELQEHLDYMDGRDKPTGCGGNNGSQVAPGTESRMTKPVGVAAPSLRANKASLLMSNSLPPRDFVAARGFPLMEQHARPILTCDRADRGLPFGFRLVNTDKDRLQASDSHSVMFKHRIVSHDPEPVVREKVHSNKRRQTPSKQKSPIKSTRSPPVGMSHPSQKTEPRGSLMVNVGHQASHRPVEVRCFDRDMFKTTVTLQQPVELNGEDELVFTLVEEVPLRGMVEQGHPSGFMSLHSDCSWQALAFHSRPVSIITSINDEYDKYISQVVACGPKTNAVPNFQGKSGSKHSSGRINKDNELKLKNKEAHASFIALPQPHYVIPDDAFNLDSLFQQEVKISLNDRDLYLIEPNKHSTVSCKPSIGMTKCHYMQVPESTKVSAKGPRATKANIIHSTQHSNNLQSDLPRKIKPTSLLAQGSNNSNYGLQMPDNGSWLLLDNVTDSKRDSGRKFFRNSMNGSSSRKQSMGGSTNRARRGQATSASQRVIDGSERSRSKKNKVGGRIPILHPLGTVPIIYKSHSKENQDSSSGSGSLRFSFFEKSANGQKNNMPSKPGYIPVIAPIVSNFEQPTQILMPASALTSVSREAGKSSAFKVSASDKQSDLWYKEHSSSYKSSNSHKTACNRKTQEPTSESEQYHTTQTASKKFNSQASRGCKVELCKDKDNGGAFCSHNKLSHSIQKTEIATSLSDPTDIPDCQSDTLGSPCKIGQMRGSINPRTMGVNGRKIQTMPSSFKPLSSSVKSLVCPSNQNGKVLINETSVPPSGMAFSSLKERATATARSRLHGNRSDTAAVTAATTAVYLVGSCPQPWVAPLSSTTAGTAGAVQAAVAMKA; this is translated from the exons ATGAGTGCTGACTGGCTAATGGATTGGAAGGAACT GGCAGCCCAAAAATTGAATCTCTCTTCCAAGAGGAAGAAGAGCCACCCTCCTTGGCCCCACACCCAGGGGCCTTCCCTCTACCCAACTAATTTCCGGGGAATCCTGCAGCACGCACCACCTGCTGTTcccccacacctcctcaggtcaTTAGTCAAGGACAAGAATGGACCAGGTCTAGGAAAG GTGAAAGTAACAGTCCGCATCAGTCCTTTCCAGGGTGTCCATGATGCCTTTGAGTCCTGTATCCTTCAGGTGGACTCCTACAAGAAGCAGTTGACTCTTTATGAGCCATCCATGGGGGCACGTGCTAGACATGGGTACTCAGTGCTGGGTGCCACCATGTTCAACTTTGATGCCATTTTTACTCAGGACATGTCCCAG GCTGATCTCTGCTCCGAGACTCTGACAGACATTATACAAGCTGTGCTGAATGGTGCTGATGGCTGTATCTTTTGCTTTGGTCATTCTAACCTAG GCAAAACCTACACCATGGTTGGGGGAGACAGTTCCACACAGGGCCTGGGAATAATGCCATGCAGCATCTCCTGGCTGTTCACGCTCATTGCCAAGCGGCAGGAGAAACTGGGCACGCACTTCTCTGTCCACGTGTCTGCCGTGGAGATCAGCGGCGatgaggagattctcacagacctGCTCTCTCACATGGTCTGTGAGGGCCAGGCCGACATCTCCTCTAAGGGGGTCCATCTTAAGGAAGACCCTGTCTGTGGCTCACAG TTGTTGAACCAGAGCAAGCTGCAGGCCCCCAGTGCTGACCGAGCTGCGCTCTACTTGGATTCGGCACTGGCGGCACGCAACGGGGACAAACGCCACAACTCTCACCTGCTGTTCACCCTGTACATCcagcagcaacccctggatCAGGCCGCCACGGCAGGAA TGTCAGGGGGTCATAGCTGCCTGCACATCATCGacctgggaagtggagggatgTTCCTGAACCAGCGCCAAGATAGTCAGTGCCTGTCGCTGGCAGCTGTGGGAAATGTCATTCTCGCCCTAGTTAGCGGGGCCAAGCATGTACCGTACAG GGACAGTAAGCTGACGATGCTGCTGAGGGAATCACTGGGGAACGTTAACTGCCACACTACCATGATTGCCCACGTCTCGGCCCATGCAGAGCAGTACAGCGAGTCGCTGTCCACGCTACAGCTGGCCTCCCGCCTCTACCATGTGGGCAGGACACAGCCTAAG tgcTCCTCCTTGACTGGGGaaggctcatatgaagaaagtATAATCCTCCACCCTGCCAAAATGAAAGCCTTTCACCTGCCAAATGTGACCCTGGATGCAAAGTTTGCCAGTATGCCGCTGTATGACAGGGACCACACCTCCAGCAGACAGCAGCCCTATGACACTGTGATCTATGTGGGGCCTGGGGGAGCTGTCATCTCAGACCGGGAGCTTTGCGAAAACGAGGCCCCCTCTTCCTTCGTCCCCATCATCCCCTCTCTGAACCGGAAGCAGGTCAGAGAGTTGCCACTGGTGGAAGGAGACCGCTTCAAATGCAGCACGTTTGCAGAGCTGCAGGAGCATCTTGATTATATGGATGGAAGGGACAAGCCCACAGGCTGTGGAGGGAACAACGGGTCCCAGGTAGCCCCTGGGACAGAGAGCAGGATGACTAAACCTGTCGGGGTGGCGGCTCCTTCTCTTAGAGCCAATAAAGCTTCCTTATTGATGAGCAATTCCCTGCCACCAAGAGACTTTGTAGCAGCCAGAGGCTTCCCCCTCATGGAACAGCATGCACGGCCGATACTAACCTGTGATAGAGCTGACAGGGGATTACCTTTTGGTTTTAGACTAGTGAATACAGACAAGGATAGGCTACAGGCTTCTGACAGTCATTCTGTCATGTTTAAACATAGGATagtgtcacatgaccctgaGCCAGTGGTCCGTGAGAAGGTCCACTCTAATAAAAGGCGCCAGACTCCATCCAAACAGAAAAGCCCCATAAAATCCACAAGGTCTCCCCCAGTAGGCATGAGTCATCCATCTCAGAAGACTGAGCCCAGAGGCTCCCTGATGGTGAATGTAGGTCATCAAGCGAGCCACAGACCTGTGGAGGTAAGGTGCTTTGACAGGGACATGTTCAAGACAACGGTAACGCTACAGCAGCCAGTTGAGCTGAACGGTGAGGATGAGCTTGTGTTCACTCTGGTGGAGGAAGTGCCCCTTAGAGGCATGGTGGAGCAGGGACATCCCTCTGGCTTCATGAGTCTTCATAGTGATTGTTCCTGGCAGGCCTTAGCCTTCCACTCCCGCCCAGTCAGTATTATCACAAGTATCAACGATGAATATGACAAGTACATCTCTCAGGTGGTTGCTTGTGGACCTAAGACTAATGCTGTCCCAAATTTCCAGGGAAAATCAGGCAGTAAACATTCCTCTGGCAGGATCAATAAAGACAATGAACTCAAGTTAAAGAACAAAGAAGCTCACGCCTCATTTATCGCCTTGCCCCAACCGCACTATGTTATCCCAGATGATGCTTTCAACTTAGATTCACTCTTCCAACAAGAAGTCAAAATCTCACTGAATGACAGGGATTTGTATTTAATAGAGCCTAATAAGCACAGTACTGTCTCCTGCAAGCCTTCCATAGGCATGACTAAATGTCACTATATGCAAGTGCCAGAGTCTACCAAAGTGTCTGCCAAAGGACCTCGTGCAACTAAGGCAAACATTATTCACTCTACGCAGCACTCAAATAACCTGCAATCTGACCTGCCTAGGAAAATCAAACCTACCTCACTACTTGCCCAAGGCAGCAACAATAGTAACTATGGGCTACAGATGCCTGACAATGGCTCCTGGCTATTACTGGACAATGTGACAGATTCAAAAAGAGATTCTGGTAGGAAGTTCTTCCGGAATAGTATGAATGGCAGCTCCTCCAGGAAACAAAGTATGGGCGGTAGCACAAATCGAGCACGAAGAGGGCAAGCGACATCTGCATCACAAAGGGTGATTGATGGCTCTGAGAGGTCACGAAGTAAGAAAAATAAAGTTGGAGGCAGGATTCCCATTCTTCACCCACTGGGCACAGTTCCCATTATTTACAAATCTCATTCCAAAGAGAATCAAGACAGCTCGTCGGGAAGTGGAAGTCTGAGGTTTTCATTCTTTGAGAAGAGTGCAAATGGACAGAAAAACAATATGCCTTCAAAGCCGGGTTACATCCCTGTTATTGCTCCAATAGTTAGCAACTTTGAGCAGCCAACACAGATCTTAATGCCTGCTAGTGCCTTAACATCTGTAAGCAGGGAAGCAGGAAAATCTTCAGCGTTCAAAGTATCAGCTTCAGATAAACAATCTGACTTATGGTACAAAGAGCACTCTAGTAGCTATAAATCATCCAACTCACATAAAACAGCATGCAATCGTAAAACACAAGAGCCCACATCTGAATCTGAACAATACCATACTACTCAGACTGCCTCAAAGAAATTTAATAGCCAAGCATCAAGGGGATGCAAAGTTGAACTCTGTAAAGATAAAGATAATGGTGGTGCTTTCTGCAGCCACAATAAACTAAGTCATTCAATTCAGAAGACTGAAATTGCGACCTCATTGTCAGACCCAACAGATATTCCTGACTGTCAATCTGATACACTTGGAAGTCCATGCAAAATAGGACAAATGAGAGGCAGCATCAATCCCAGGACCATGGGCGTCAATGGACGCAAGATCCAGACAATGCCTAGCAGTTTCAAGCCCCTGAGCTCTTCTGTcaaatccttagtgtgtccaAGTAACCAGAATGGTAAAGTCCTCATCAATGAGACATCAGTGCCTCCATCTGGAATGGCTTTCAGTAGCCTGAAAGAAAGAGCTACTGCAACAG CAAGATCACGGCTCCACGGCAATCGCAGCGATACGGCAGCAGTCACTGCAGCGACAACAGCAGTGTACTTAGTGGGGAGCTGCCCCCAGCCATGGGTCGCACCACTCTCTTCTACCACAGCAGGGACAGCGGGGGCAGTGCAGGCAGCAGTGGCTATGAAAGCATGA